One window of Dysgonomonas mossii genomic DNA carries:
- a CDS encoding M16 family metallopeptidase: protein MRKSFIFIALLAIAGLVKAQTMEKLPIDPQVRYGKLENGLTYYIRHNAYPEKRANFYIAQKVGSMQEEDNQAGLAHFLEHMAFNGSKNFPGKKTMLNYLESIGVKFGANVNAYTSFDETVYNLDDVPVVRDAIIDSCLMVLHDWSGFIALKDEQIDEERLVIKEEWRTRSGAQYRIWDKQLPVIFEGSKYADRMPIGKMEIVENFPYQTLRDYYHTWYRPDLQGIVIVGDINVDEVEAKIKAMWSDIPKPVNPAERVYFPVPDNDKPIVSVITDPEAVRTQVTLYIKHDVIPAETKQTQEGLIISFIKSLASNMLSDRLEEISQKGDAPFAASYAYDGEFFVSKTKDAWTTIALSKEGKVDETLASLIRENERIKRFGYTDAEVERAKATLLEQYENMYNNRNKELNNRYVQEYVRSFTGDEGIPGIEYEYDFVKKFAPFINAQAINAVVKQLIADKNIIITVTGPEKEGLVYPATDELLNVFKKVEAENITAYQEAVSNEPLVSQLPKPGSIVKTEADNTLGTTIWTLSNGMKVVIKKTDFKDDEILMSAHAYGGTSIVPDADIYNANMASMVPSVGGIGNFSSTDLKKVLAGKSANVNNNISAYTQGFNGSSNMKDLETMLQLTYLYFTAPRKDEGAYSNIMDLIKNQLKNLTSEPSFILNINKTKAMYGDNPRMQVMLLEDAEKLNYDRIIEIYKEIYANPGSFVFNFVGTVDEAILKPLVEQYLASLPSGNKDAKYKNVDSNIRKGHVENVFEQEMKTPKTSAFEMYSGTLNYEQKNQIALSALKQILDIVYVRTVREEAGGTYGVGVRSWISRIPAGQSVLQMSFDTDPERVASITPIISREINKIAENGPEDTDFLKVKEYMVKKFQEDEKQNGYWVGILGSKYFYGEDNHSSYLALVNSLSKDDIKALTKQLVSQGNHIEVIMNPKK from the coding sequence ATGAGGAAGTCTTTTATTTTTATCGCTTTACTAGCCATAGCAGGACTTGTCAAAGCTCAAACAATGGAAAAACTACCTATCGATCCGCAGGTTAGATATGGGAAGTTAGAAAACGGACTAACATACTATATCCGTCATAACGCCTACCCTGAGAAACGAGCTAACTTTTATATCGCTCAGAAGGTAGGTTCTATGCAGGAAGAAGACAATCAGGCAGGATTGGCTCACTTTCTTGAACACATGGCTTTCAACGGGTCAAAAAACTTTCCGGGTAAAAAGACTATGTTAAACTATCTGGAGTCAATCGGAGTTAAGTTTGGCGCAAATGTAAATGCATACACTTCGTTTGACGAAACTGTATACAATTTGGATGACGTCCCCGTAGTACGTGATGCGATCATTGACTCATGCTTGATGGTATTGCACGACTGGTCTGGATTTATCGCTCTGAAAGATGAGCAGATTGATGAAGAAAGACTTGTAATCAAGGAAGAATGGCGTACCCGTAGCGGTGCTCAATACCGTATATGGGATAAGCAGCTACCTGTTATCTTCGAAGGAAGTAAATACGCCGATCGTATGCCGATTGGTAAAATGGAAATTGTAGAAAATTTCCCTTATCAGACATTACGTGATTACTACCATACATGGTATCGTCCCGATTTGCAAGGGATCGTTATTGTTGGAGATATTAATGTAGATGAGGTAGAGGCTAAGATAAAAGCCATGTGGTCTGATATCCCCAAACCGGTTAATCCGGCTGAAAGAGTTTACTTCCCTGTTCCGGATAATGATAAACCAATTGTATCTGTTATTACCGACCCCGAGGCTGTAAGAACTCAAGTAACTCTGTATATTAAGCACGATGTAATACCGGCTGAGACAAAACAAACTCAGGAAGGTCTGATTATTAGCTTCATAAAAAGCCTTGCTTCGAATATGCTATCAGATCGCTTAGAGGAAATATCTCAAAAAGGAGATGCTCCCTTTGCTGCATCCTATGCATACGATGGAGAGTTCTTCGTATCGAAAACAAAAGATGCATGGACCACTATTGCTCTAAGTAAGGAAGGAAAGGTTGATGAGACTTTAGCGAGCCTGATAAGAGAAAATGAACGCATCAAAAGATTCGGATATACTGATGCTGAAGTAGAAAGAGCGAAAGCTACTTTATTGGAACAATATGAAAATATGTATAACAACAGAAATAAAGAGCTTAACAACAGATACGTTCAAGAATATGTAAGAAGCTTTACCGGCGATGAAGGCATACCGGGTATCGAATACGAATATGATTTCGTTAAGAAGTTTGCTCCGTTTATTAATGCTCAAGCAATTAACGCTGTTGTAAAACAACTGATTGCGGATAAGAACATTATCATTACCGTAACAGGCCCTGAGAAAGAAGGACTTGTATATCCGGCAACAGATGAGTTATTGAATGTATTTAAGAAAGTAGAAGCCGAAAATATTACAGCATACCAAGAAGCCGTATCTAACGAACCTCTTGTAAGCCAATTACCAAAACCGGGATCTATCGTAAAGACCGAAGCTGACAACACCCTAGGAACTACGATATGGACACTATCGAACGGCATGAAAGTAGTTATTAAGAAAACAGACTTTAAAGATGACGAGATACTGATGTCTGCTCATGCTTATGGAGGAACTTCTATCGTTCCTGACGCTGATATCTATAATGCAAATATGGCTTCAATGGTTCCATCAGTAGGCGGTATTGGCAATTTCAGCTCTACAGATCTCAAGAAAGTATTGGCTGGCAAATCAGCGAATGTAAACAATAATATATCTGCTTATACACAAGGGTTCAATGGATCTTCAAACATGAAGGATTTGGAAACAATGCTTCAGTTGACTTATCTATATTTTACAGCTCCACGTAAAGATGAAGGCGCATACTCCAACATTATGGATTTGATCAAAAATCAGCTGAAGAACCTGACATCCGAACCTTCCTTCATCTTGAATATCAACAAGACTAAAGCCATGTATGGAGACAACCCGCGCATGCAAGTTATGTTGTTAGAAGATGCAGAAAAATTGAACTACGATCGTATTATTGAAATATACAAAGAAATATATGCAAATCCAGGTTCATTTGTTTTCAACTTTGTGGGTACAGTAGACGAAGCTATTCTGAAACCATTAGTAGAACAATATCTTGCTTCGTTACCATCAGGAAACAAAGATGCCAAATACAAGAATGTAGATTCGAATATACGCAAAGGACACGTTGAAAATGTCTTCGAACAAGAGATGAAAACGCCAAAAACATCTGCATTCGAAATGTATAGCGGAACTCTGAACTATGAGCAAAAGAATCAAATTGCATTATCTGCGCTTAAGCAAATATTGGATATTGTATATGTGCGTACAGTAAGAGAAGAAGCCGGCGGTACGTATGGCGTTGGGGTACGCTCTTGGATCTCTCGCATTCCGGCAGGTCAGAGTGTATTGCAAATGTCTTTTGATACTGATCCTGAAAGAGTCGCTTCAATAACACCTATTATCAGCCGCGAAATAAATAAGATAGCTGAGAACGGCCCTGAAGATACAGACTTCCTGAAAGTAAAAGAATATATGGTAAAGAAATTCCAAGAGGATGAAAAACAAAACGGCTATTGGGTGGGCATATTAGGTTCTAAATATTTCTATGGAGAAGATAACCATTCAAGTTATCTAGCGCTTGTGAACTCCCTATCCAAAGATGATATCAAAGC
- a CDS encoding endonuclease/exonuclease/phosphatase family protein translates to MKKLIYLLLPSLLFISSCKTKPLELNVMTFNIRLDVPSDSLNSWQYRKDNAAEMVRMNDVDILGMQEVLLNQMNDLKERLPQYTAIGVGREDGADKGEFSPIFYKKDRFSAIESGTFWVSETPELAGSKGWDASYIRVATWAILKEKATGKEIFAINTHLDNDGLIARKEGGNLLLKKAEDLGKGLPIVLTGDFNDTPQSEAIKNITDASKTNHLLDSKTIALKTSGTDWTFHNFGRLAESERPLIDYIFVSKQIKVQDYVVLPDTLNGTFVSDHKPVLSKITIE, encoded by the coding sequence ATGAAAAAATTAATTTACTTATTACTACCCTCACTACTTTTCATATCATCCTGTAAAACAAAACCTTTAGAGCTGAATGTTATGACATTCAATATTCGTTTGGATGTTCCCAGCGACAGTCTTAACAGCTGGCAATACAGAAAAGATAATGCCGCTGAAATGGTTCGGATGAATGATGTGGATATACTCGGCATGCAAGAGGTTTTGTTGAACCAGATGAATGACCTGAAAGAACGCCTGCCCCAATACACAGCAATAGGCGTAGGACGCGAAGATGGTGCAGACAAAGGAGAATTCAGCCCCATTTTCTATAAAAAAGATAGATTCTCGGCTATAGAGTCCGGTACATTCTGGGTAAGCGAAACTCCAGAATTAGCAGGTTCTAAAGGTTGGGATGCATCATATATACGTGTGGCAACATGGGCCATCCTAAAAGAAAAAGCTACGGGTAAAGAAATATTTGCTATTAATACACATCTTGATAACGATGGATTGATTGCCCGAAAAGAAGGCGGAAACTTACTATTAAAGAAAGCTGAAGACTTGGGAAAAGGTCTGCCGATAGTACTTACAGGAGACTTTAATGATACTCCGCAATCGGAAGCGATTAAGAATATTACAGATGCATCAAAGACTAATCACTTGTTAGACAGTAAAACGATTGCCCTAAAAACATCAGGTACAGACTGGACATTCCACAACTTTGGCAGACTAGCTGAAAGCGAACGTCCTCTAATTGATTATATATTTGTGAGTAAACAAATAAAGGTACAAGATTATGTAGTCTTGCCCGACACTTTAAACGGAACTTTCGTCTCCGATCATAAGCCGGTACTTTCTAAAATAACTATAGAATAA
- a CDS encoding diacylglycerol kinase family protein, with product MSKKGSEKFSLKKRSKSALYALNGLRVLFLEEHNSRIHIAIVIVVVTAGFLLKISNTEWLVICILIALVFSLEIINSAIENICDYISPQWNEVIKKVEDLAAAAVFVSSVISVICGAIIFLPKLYNLFT from the coding sequence ATGAGCAAAAAAGGTTCGGAAAAATTTTCGCTAAAAAAGCGTTCTAAATCGGCTTTATATGCACTAAACGGTTTGAGAGTATTATTTTTGGAAGAGCATAATTCCCGTATACATATAGCTATTGTAATAGTCGTAGTTACGGCGGGATTTCTTTTAAAAATATCAAATACAGAATGGCTTGTTATATGTATTCTGATAGCGTTAGTTTTTAGCCTAGAGATAATAAATTCTGCCATCGAGAATATATGTGATTATATATCACCTCAGTGGAACGAAGTTATAAAAAAAGTAGAAGACCTTGCCGCAGCTGCAGTTTTTGTATCGTCTGTAATATCTGTCATCTGCGGAGCTATTATTTTCTTACCCAAATTGTATAATTTATTTACATAA
- the aroC gene encoding chorismate synthase: protein MNTFGNIFRLTSYGESHGAGIGGVIDGCPAGITVDMEFIQNELNRRRPGQSKITTPRKEADEVEFLSGIYDGKTTGVPIGFLIRNNNQHSSDYDNLKDIYRPSHADYTYSQKYGIRDHRGGGRSSARETIARCVGGALAKLALKQLGVEILAYTSQVGHIKLEKLYKDYDLSLIESTPVRCPDQEKAQLMIELIEEVKSKGDTIGGVISCVIKGAPVGLGEPVFNKLHAALGNAMLGINAVKGFEYGDGFDVNHRGSEVNDVFYNDNGKIGTKTNHSGGIQGGISNGQDIYFRVAFKPVATILMHQETVNKDGDSTDLKARGRHDACVLPRAVPIVEAMAAMTILDYYLLSCTNRVFLDKLS, encoded by the coding sequence ATGAATACTTTTGGAAATATATTCAGACTTACTTCTTATGGAGAGTCTCATGGTGCTGGTATCGGTGGAGTTATTGATGGTTGCCCTGCAGGGATAACGGTCGATATGGAGTTTATACAAAACGAACTAAACCGCCGTCGTCCGGGACAATCTAAGATAACTACTCCTCGCAAAGAAGCAGATGAAGTAGAGTTCTTATCGGGGATATATGATGGTAAAACTACCGGAGTACCGATAGGATTTCTTATTCGAAATAATAATCAGCATTCGTCAGATTACGATAACCTGAAAGATATTTATCGTCCCTCTCATGCAGACTATACATATTCTCAGAAGTATGGTATACGTGATCACCGTGGAGGAGGCAGGTCGTCGGCCCGTGAAACTATTGCTCGCTGTGTAGGCGGGGCATTAGCTAAGCTTGCGTTGAAGCAATTAGGAGTAGAAATATTGGCTTATACTTCGCAAGTGGGACATATAAAGCTGGAAAAACTATACAAGGATTATGATCTGTCACTTATAGAATCTACACCTGTACGTTGTCCCGATCAGGAGAAAGCGCAGTTGATGATAGAACTTATCGAAGAGGTTAAGTCGAAAGGGGATACTATTGGCGGCGTTATTTCGTGCGTTATAAAGGGTGCCCCTGTAGGATTAGGTGAGCCTGTATTTAATAAGTTACATGCCGCTTTAGGCAATGCTATGCTTGGTATAAATGCGGTGAAAGGGTTTGAATACGGCGATGGATTCGATGTAAATCATAGAGGATCGGAGGTTAATGATGTATTCTATAACGATAATGGTAAGATAGGAACTAAGACAAACCATTCGGGCGGTATACAAGGTGGAATATCAAACGGACAAGATATCTATTTTCGTGTAGCTTTCAAACCTGTGGCAACAATTTTGATGCATCAGGAGACTGTAAATAAAGATGGAGATAGCACAGACCTTAAGGCTCGTGGACGTCACGACGCTTGTGTACTACCTCGTGCAGTACCAATTGTTGAGGCTATGGCGGCGATGACTATTTTAGATTATTATCTTTTGAGCTGTACAAATCGTGTTTTCTTGGATAAGCTTTCTTAG
- a CDS encoding nitrous oxide-stimulated promoter family protein gives MNTTEKKTIGKMIHLYCKDKHGTSHALCSSCAKLNNYAQRKLTKCIFGEDKPTCQNCKVHCYSSEMRERIKEIMKYSGPRMLLHNPILATKHLIKGLRSPKKAYPRKHDLYSSKDNNLK, from the coding sequence ATGAATACTACAGAAAAAAAGACCATCGGAAAGATGATTCACTTGTACTGTAAAGATAAACATGGTACAAGTCATGCTTTATGCTCATCTTGCGCTAAACTGAACAATTACGCACAAAGAAAGTTAACGAAATGCATATTTGGTGAGGATAAACCCACATGTCAAAACTGTAAAGTTCATTGCTATAGTTCGGAAATGAGAGAAAGAATAAAAGAAATTATGAAGTACTCCGGTCCACGAATGCTACTTCACAATCCCATTTTAGCAACTAAGCACTTGATCAAAGGGCTGAGATCACCTAAGAAAGCTTATCCAAGAAAACACGATTTGTACAGCTCAAAAGATAATAATCTAAAATAG
- a CDS encoding porin family protein codes for MQAQTRKPQNLPFADQKMYHLGFMIGFQAQDLIISHSGYVGDNGEAWFTEIPSYSVGFSVGMIADRYLNQYFNLRTTPSLHFGERRFVFKEQTSGKEYESALRSNYLTLPLYLKFSADRTGNFRPYLLAGAYAALNIGQKKNDILRFKSMDYGLEFGVGCNLYLPLFKLCPELKFSFGLADVVNKDRSDLSDKDLIKYTQAISSGKTRMISLVFNFE; via the coding sequence ATGCAGGCACAGACTCGTAAACCGCAAAACCTACCTTTTGCAGATCAAAAGATGTATCATTTGGGCTTTATGATTGGATTCCAAGCGCAAGACCTTATTATATCACATTCGGGCTATGTGGGAGATAACGGTGAAGCTTGGTTTACGGAAATACCGTCCTATTCGGTAGGGTTTAGTGTAGGTATGATAGCCGACAGATATTTGAATCAATATTTCAATCTTCGTACCACTCCTTCTCTACATTTTGGAGAAAGGCGTTTTGTTTTTAAAGAGCAAACATCAGGCAAAGAATACGAATCAGCCTTGAGGAGTAATTATTTAACACTACCTCTTTATCTTAAATTTAGCGCAGACCGTACAGGAAATTTCAGACCCTACCTGCTTGCAGGGGCATATGCTGCTTTAAATATCGGACAAAAGAAGAATGATATACTCCGCTTCAAATCGATGGACTATGGTTTAGAATTTGGCGTTGGGTGTAATTTGTATTTACCGTTATTCAAACTGTGTCCTGAATTAAAATTTTCATTCGGACTAGCGGATGTTGTAAATAAAGACAGATCAGATCTATCAGATAAAGATTTAATTAAATATACTCAAGCGATTTCATCGGGAAAAACACGAATGATATCACTTGTGTTTAACTTTGAATAA
- a CDS encoding DUF362 domain-containing protein, producing the protein MAYVINEDCIACGTCIDECPVNAISEGDIYKIDPDACTDCGTCADACPTEAIHPA; encoded by the coding sequence ATGGCTTACGTTATTAATGAAGATTGTATTGCTTGCGGTACTTGCATCGATGAATGTCCTGTAAATGCAATATCAGAAGGAGACATCTACAAAATTGATCCAGATGCATGTACTGACTGTGGTACTTGTGCTGATGCTTGTCCAACTGAAGCAATTCATCCTGCTTAA